The Oncorhynchus tshawytscha isolate Ot180627B linkage group LG02, Otsh_v2.0, whole genome shotgun sequence genome contains the following window.
GTTGGGAATCTCGGCCCAGATGGGCCTCCTGGaccaaaagtacattttctttatttgaaatcaaatgtatcCATAACCTTCCTATCTGTCTAATATCTATATTGCTGAAATATAATGCATATACACTCTCAGTACTCAGTGTGTGGAGGCTGGTCTGAAGACTATGAATGAGAAAATATCAGTACGCTCCAAAGCAATGAAAGGTTGAGATTGTTTCGCTGCCATGTTATTGTCATCACCAACCATCTTGTGTGCTTCTCTATCAGGGTGAACCCGGAGAGGCTGGGGAAGTCGGGGAGATTGTAAGTAAGCATGGTTAACTAAATGTATTAATATAATGTATGAATAATAGGGATGTAGTAGGGGTATTGTCCATTATGACATAGCCTATGGCAATCATGCAGAAATGACCACACATCATCTGGAAAGGGATCGACCTCACTTGTTTCAATGGATTATTACATTACCATGAGGATGGGACCATCCCTTCCAATGACTTGTCTTATCCATCCACTGAAATGACTGGAAATCTGGAATAGGCTACTCCCTTTTTTAAGGACCATGTAACGAAAGGACCCACAATGAACTTGTCTATACGAGTTGGGTGCATTCACGTTTTGGGAAATACCATCGAACATGGGGCTTGTGATTGTTTTGCTCTTTTTTGCCCATAACAAGTATATCAAGAGCTGCGTTCCCTTTCTAAATTAAAAGGAAGATGAACATAATACATTTTCTGTCAACAATTTGGATTTTTTCTTACCATAAACAACAACTGCTGAAGATGCCGCCATGCTTGCTGTCTTTTTTCTTGACAAATGACAGCAGAGAGGTGCAAGTGAAAAACTTGGAGCACGGGGATGATAGAtgagtttcccactagtaattaccagtggATTTTTCACAGTTGTATGCTGGTATTTACGGAATTATAAGTGTTGTACACCGACACCCATTGGTTGACCTGAAATCATATATGACATAAATACACCCACCTAGGATATGACACTTATAAGGATACTATCTATTTAAGGGTATGATATACTATAAGGACTGATTTTTTAAGAACTGCATTGTTTAAAATTGTACATTTTATTACTGTACCCTTGTTACTGCATTGATTAACTTGTTAATACAGAAAAATGCAACTTTACCTCAATTTTACACCTTCAAGCCTCTCCATGaatgggagtagaagctgttaaagaagcctttttgacctagacttggcgctccggtatcgcttgatctgctaccacacagcaagcggtaccggagctccaagtctaggtcaaaaaggcttcttaacagcttcaacccccaagccataagactcttgaacagctaatcaaatggccaccatactattacattgacacccccccccctttttacgctgctgctactctctgtttattaaccatgcatagtcactttacctctatctacatgaacatattacctcaattaccttgactaaccggtgcccccgcacattgactgtgtactggaaccccctgtatatagcctcgctactgttattttattgttgctccttaattatttgttatatttttattttatacattttttcttaaaactgcattgttggttcagggcttgtaagtaagcatttcactctaaggtctacagctgttgtattcggcgcaaaatttgatttaatttgaattcTCTTTTGTTTACCACAGGGCGAAGGACCTGATGGGACTGATGTGAGTACTTCACCATTTTTCCCACACCTGAATGAGGAAGAATGTATTTAAATACAAGAGAATTCAGTACATTAGCACTGTGTCATGTCCGTTTTGTTTCACTGACAGGGAGCAGCTGGTGCACAAGGGTTGGTGGGCGAGCTTGGCAAAGTCGGTACCCCGGTGAGTACTGCCTTTTTAACATTTAGAAAATGATGGCTAGGTACACAGGGCTTCCAACTGTTTCAATGTCTTATTATATTGCAGTTAATACGGAGATATTGACTTCTACTTGTTAAATTATTGCATTCATTCACCTgtaaacatattattattattatttacagggATCACAGGGCAGGAAGGGGCCAGTTGGGCTTCCCGGACCTGCAGGGCCCAGggtaaatgtgtttattttcatgATGAATTAGTTCCATATTAGTGTTGTCATCCTTAGTACAGTAGGACAACCCATGTGATGTCATAGCTGCATAGTTCTGTGTGCCATGAAAAGTATCAAAGGGAAGACAGACAATTTACAGCATCCTGTACATTTTTAAGCGCACTGCAACAACCAGCCTGTAAGACAAACAGCCCGTTTCGCCGATAATTACTTCAAAGACAGAAATGTAATTAAAATGGTGTTTTTCTCCCCAGGGTCTTCCTGGAGTGTATAAGGGGGAAGACCTGGTAAGGCGTTCACAAGTTTCCTTTAAGGGCACCACAGCTATGCATGTGTACCCTGATGCTGATGATGGGGAACTTTTCAGCAGAGCCCCCCTGTGGCAGGGCTCTTAGATGACCTCAAATAGGCTTTACTTGTGTTTTTCAGTGTCCCAATGCCTGTCCTTCTGGTCTTAACGGATATTCTGGCCTCCCAGGCATGAAGGTGACTATATAACAAATACTCATACGATACTATGGTTTCTCATTGATACTAATATACTATAGATGTTGATGCTGTATCTTGTCAGTGAAACTGGCTTGCATATAGCAGTAACATTATATGGTTTCTCTTTAGGGCCACAAAGGCATAAAAGGAGAGTCTGGTGAGCCTGGAAAGCAAGGACACAAGGTAACGTCTCCCTCTTTTTACCCAGATAAATGATCAACAACTACAATAAGGTCAATAATAATGATTGTGACATTTGTTTGATGTTTTCTACAGGGAGAAGAAGGAGACCAGGCAGGAGAAGGCCAGATGGGAGCTCAAGGGCTACCAGTAAAATATTTTAATATTTCTCTCACATCTGTATCAATATGAATGTGTCATTCACAATGTGGCTATGatacatgtattttttaaattgaaattcctctctctccctctccctctccctctccctctccctctctctcacacacacactattctctctcacacacactattctctctcacacactattCTTTCTCTGCTGAGTGATTTTAGGGCCAAGGGGGGCCCAGGGGAATAACAGGCATAATGGGCCTCAAAGGTGACAGGGTAAGGGTCATGAGGTCACacattgcttgacatcataggatgAATGCCAAAGATGAgcgatgtactgtatattactgcCATCCTCAGCGGGTGCAATATTGCTGCAAAAATGACTTCAGCTTGGCCTGTTTCAGCACTGCCAAACCTCAACATCCCACAACTTATGTTTGAGCACACTAgtaaatgcattaaaaaaaacgtATATTTGACATCTGAAATGTGTTTGATAACAGGGACCACGTGGAACGTTTGGAGACCTTGGTCCCCAGGGAATTCAGGGTGGCTCAGTAAGTGCCTGTCTTGTTTTTAACACCGTGACGTTCACCTCTTTTTCACCATGACCTCTTTGCCACCACTCACATTACAGTAACATCTCAACCTATATTCTACTATTTTGGTTtaagaaatgtgtttttcttttttaGGGTGACGTGGGCCAAAGAGGAGTAGTGGGCGAGACTGGACCAAACGGTGGTCAAGTAAGTACTAAAACATCACACCATCATACAAATATATTATCACTGTtatatcatcattattattattattgttatattatcACTGCAGAACAACAGAGCACATGGTCATTCACTTTCAAAAGCAAAAACCTGCCGCCAATTCATACAGGTGCACTCTATCTATCAAATAATGTACCGTATAAAGACTTTTACTCACTGTGTGTTGTTTTGCAGGGGGCCCGAGGGCCACAAGGAATAAGGGGCCTTCCAGGGGGGAAAGGGGAGCCTGTAAGTATTGTACACACCACAGCCTTACTAAATCTGATTTATTATCGACTAACATCTCATCTATGACATCTATGACATTATACACAGCATGAGCTTATGTTCATGGACTCCATACAGCTGACTCAATACACATGCCATGAAGCTAATCTTCTTTGTTAACGCTCAACTCCCCTGTTCTTTCTCCCATGGACAGGGTCTAGCTGGGCCCGATGGACGTGAAGGAATTCCCGGATTGCCAGCATCTAAGGTACGGCTCAAACTTCTGTTCAAAGACATAGGCTAAATGAGGATGTACACACAGGAAATAAGTAAGTTTGACAagctgttgtttttttctctaaCATTTTAAGGGTATTACTGGGAAAGTTGGCAGTCCAGGTGATACTGGGCTCCAAGGACTTCCTGTAAgtgtgacctctgacccctagCATCTCTGATTCATCATATCCATTTTACATGCATATTTGTTTGGGTTTGTTTGgttgttcatttgttttgatgtgattcTCGCCATAGGGTTTGCCAGGCGCTTATGGTCCAAAAGGACAAAGTGGTGAAATGGTAGGGGAATATTTTAAATGTATGAATTAAACCAGTTATTGACCATACAGTATATGAATCCCTATTATAGGGAATCTTATGTTTTCCTCTCTTTGTTACTAGGGTAACTCTGGCGACCCAGGTTCTGTAGGACTAATGGGGTCTCCTGGGAAATCAGTAAGTCAAGAGAAAGTCTATTGATGAAAATTATATCACATTAAATGACAGTGATGAAATAAAATACTTTGATACAGTATACATAATATCCCTTTCATACTTGCACCAGTAGCATGAGAGATCTCAGGGTGACTTGCTTTGTTTACAGGGGGAACGTGGCGAGCAGGGAGAAGTAGGACCTGTCGGAGCAAGAGGTGGACCAGTGAGTATGTTCTGTAGTATATGTGATTCACTGTGAGAAAGCCATCCATGTTAAAACACTATCAAGTTGGATTACTCTTTTCAAGGTCTCGTATGAACTTCAGCAGTTAGAATAAATGATCAGGAACCTCGTGATTTTAGGGTTAGGGAATTAGGGATAAATGGTGTGAGCTAAATAATGGAACAATAGAATAAGCAAGATCAGCACAAAGCATTTGAACTCTATTGCCACGCACAACCTTTGCTCTATTATTCTATCAGCATTGTTCAACAAGCTCAGAACTTCATGTGATTCATTTGGGAAGGTCTTGGACTACAAGACTATAATAAATCTGCACCTGCGCCACAATTGCTTCTCTATTACTTCCTATTCCTCTTCTCTTATTTTGCTgtagggtgaaagaggagtgcGTGGACCAGACGGACCTGCAGGGGCACCAGGACCCAGGGTAAGTCAACAGCCCAACAGACCATTATAACTGATATACTCATAGCCCCAAAACAAGCCCACTAGATGTATCCTGAACCACAATGAATAAAGCATTTGACAGTTTCTCGGAAACATCCATACAAGTACCACGGTATGAACCATGATTATCAAACTGACCAATGAACTTGAAACATACAAATGAACTAGACTAAGAGGCGGGTGAAATCTGTAACCTGGGTAGTAAATAGGTGGAAGAATAGAGGGAGTTGAGCATCTTCTGCACAAGAATGATGGGAAAAGCCATGGGAAGTGATGACCAAGTGACCAAGCACAGAACCCTGTGGTGCTCCAGTCATCAGATTTTGTTGTGAGAAAATGCAAGGATTGGTAAGGTAAGATGCAGACAAGGAAATATCGGAGTGAAGCCAGTTCAATTCGGAATACAGAACAGGATTTTGTGGTTTGCAATGTGATGGATTATGATGCTACTGTGATGGGGAACGGAGAGGAAGACAAGAACATGATGAAGACGgtgtgaaagaggaggaagaagaaaacaAAGACGATGAAATAAATGACCTTTTCTAGGATCATGTGCTGTGTGGCAAGAACAAAGTTGATGCTGGTCTCTCAACATTTACTAGGGTGGCTATTAAAATGATGTTGAAATAATTGTATATGTAATTAATTTATGCTTACTTTCCTATTTTCATTACAATGCCTTTCCTGCCCTACTTTTCCTGGAACTACGACACCACTGTGCAAATAACACAAGCCGCCCCCATCCATACCAAGtcttttactatttatatatgACATAACATCCGAATAAACAATgcactgattgtacaaaacattagaaacaccttctctttccatgacatagactgaccaggtgaatccaggtggaagctatgatcccttgatgttctttgttaaatccacttaaggTAAAacggggggtgcaactcaatagtaggaaggtgttcttaatgttttgtaccctcagTGTATATTGCTATTATCTGCTATCATTCCATACATATACAATTTAACATTGGCATTGTTACCATAGTAACCCTTCAGCTCAACCAAGCTGAATACCAGTGACTAAGCGCAAACCCACTCCAAGCAAGTGGAGCCGTATGCTCTCTCATATTGAGAGTGGCAGCCCTTTTATAAGCCTCCAGACTGCAGTAATACTGTAATCCGCCGATGAGGGGCTATGAATGGAGTCCTGTTACACTGGTCCATGGGCCCAGGGGTATTTCTTCAGAGAGGAGGATTCAGGCCAGGAAAATAAGCTGAAAAGGCCTGAAAGAACCCTCTGTTTCCCAGGAATTCCTTAAACCAGTCGGACGAGGGTATGCCACACAATCAGTACCCACACTTCCAAAACATCTCATGGAGTGTGTCCCCAATACCTTTTCCAGCTCACCCGTTAGACACGGTTTTTTCCagccacatttttttttttgtgcaaatgtagTCAGCTGAAGGCAAGGGGGAGGTTGGAGCGTTGCACAGGCAATCCACTGTGTTCGAGTTTTTtaagtgtgtgtctatatatttttatttcttttttacaGGGAGGTAAAGGGGATCTCGGGCTTCTTGGTTTGCCTGGCCCTGCCGGCCTGGTTGGACAgaatggagacagggtaaggaaTATAAAAGGTACCACAAAAGCAGAAGCAGAAATACATGTGTAAAAGCAAAATATAATTTTCCTATTCCTATCTCTCCAGGGTGCAGTCGGTTTGACCGGTGCTCAAGGAGAACAAGTAAGTTCTATCAATACCATCTCAACTGACTGAATAGTACATTCCTGCATAAGGGAGGTGACcagattggatttgatttgatttgatttttaaaaaaaattaaagatTCATATTCTATGTAGCCATCAAATGATGCAAGAAGATGAATGGAGTGAATTCAAATGAGTAACATCAAGCACTTAGGAGCTACCAGAAGAGTACAGAAAGCCCCACCAAGGCCTACTTGGGATGGACACGTGTTAATGATCCTGTAAGACGTGTTTTCTCTAACAAAGACATTTCTACTCATTGATTTAGGGAGAAGCGGGTTCAGAGGGCACAGCGGGAGACAGAGGGGACTTTGTGAGTAAATACATAAAGAAAAAACGTTGCTGTGCCcaacatttgttttttaaagtaAAAGAGTACTGATTCTGTTTTACTATAGGGTGACGAAGGTGAGCCAGGAGAGAAAGGATCGGTGAGTCCAGTTTATAGCATTGCTTACTGCTACAGTTCTCTGTTGACATAGACTAGGCCAAT
Protein-coding sequences here:
- the col9a1a gene encoding collagen, type IX, alpha 1a encodes the protein MARARIYRESLLVILLQIVLICSAQRGPVGIRGPTGPPGIAGVPGVDGIDGDRGDDNIIEGGPGPDGEDGKPGTPGTAGLPGADGATGPVGNLGPDGPPGPKGEPGEAGEVGEIGEGPDGTDGAAGAQGLVGELGKVGTPGSQGRKGPVGLPGPAGPRGLPGVYKGEDLCPNACPSGLNGYSGLPGMKGHKGIKGESGEPGKQGHKGEEGDQAGEGQMGAQGLPGQGGPRGITGIMGLKGDRGPRGTFGDLGPQGIQGGSGDVGQRGVVGETGPNGGQGARGPQGIRGLPGGKGEPGLAGPDGREGIPGLPASKGITGKVGSPGDTGLQGLPGLPGAYGPKGQSGEMGNSGDPGSVGLMGSPGKSGERGEQGEVGPVGARGGPGERGVRGPDGPAGAPGPRGGKGDLGLLGLPGPAGLVGQNGDRGAVGLTGAQGEQGEAGSEGTAGDRGDFGDEGEPGEKGSTGRPGETGNKGPEGGRGIPGPEGKPGQPGPRGMQGDRGVPGLPGTQGPAGKKPSDTHITQVCMRVMQEQLAQLAASLRRPEAGISGLPGPPGPPGPAGPSGENGYPGLDGARGLPGLKGPPGLLGRKGLKGDTGDRGDRGPTARGVKGEPGAPGLPGDHGRAAYGTDGRDGERGPRGVPGIPGVPGPPGRPGLNGYCESSQCILPMVASPISAKDSGMKGPNEE